From Deltaproteobacteria bacterium, the proteins below share one genomic window:
- a CDS encoding ATP-dependent DNA helicase yields MAARVEDALAHGRALLVEAGTGTGKTLAYLLPAARSGLKVVVSTATKTLQEQLADKDVPLLRALGVDAKVAFLKGRQNYLCLLRFDRFLRNPTFAVREEAAVFDGIAAWAETTQTGDRAELSDLPENLASWRDLSASADQCIGTKCEHYDRCFVFRVRREAADADVVVVNHHLFFADLALRTSSAGDAGAAVLPRYDAVVFDEAHAVEEVATEHFGAQLSSFRVGELGRDALKSLAAHSSRVEAAGLAARLMREGREFFDVALESSQEGRWPLLRGALQPAEAERTRLAELVRALGAAVSGSGDEELALIERRCLALGADLELFSETERRPDLIHWAESRAGHLFLHASPIDVKGLLQDKLYDRIGPVVFTSATLAVAGHLEYFAQRIGLSDDSGPLFPLESHVLASPFDYASNAALYLPRDMPDPQDSAFPEAVAGELRELLPITSGRAFVLFTSLRNMRAVHALLAAELPWQVLLQGEAPKAQLLKRFRDRPSVLFASQSFWEGVDVSGEALSLVVIDKLPFASPGEPIVAARIERLRAEGQDAFYGYQLPQAALALKQGFGRLIRSSSDRGIVAVLDARMSRKGYGRVFIESLPRCRILRSPAEAADFWTGEPCKGATGA; encoded by the coding sequence ATGGCGGCGCGGGTGGAGGACGCGCTCGCGCACGGCAGGGCGCTTCTGGTCGAGGCGGGCACGGGCACCGGCAAGACGCTCGCGTACCTGCTTCCGGCGGCCCGCAGCGGCCTCAAGGTGGTGGTCTCCACGGCCACGAAGACGCTGCAGGAGCAGCTCGCGGACAAGGACGTTCCCCTGCTGCGCGCCCTCGGGGTCGACGCGAAGGTCGCCTTCCTGAAAGGCCGCCAGAACTACCTCTGCCTGCTCCGCTTCGATCGCTTCCTGCGCAATCCGACCTTTGCGGTGCGGGAGGAAGCGGCGGTTTTCGACGGCATCGCGGCCTGGGCGGAGACGACGCAGACGGGCGACCGCGCCGAGCTGAGCGACCTGCCGGAGAACCTCGCTTCCTGGCGCGATCTCTCTGCCAGCGCGGACCAATGCATCGGAACGAAGTGCGAGCACTACGATCGCTGCTTCGTCTTTCGCGTGCGGCGAGAGGCAGCGGACGCCGACGTAGTGGTCGTCAACCATCATCTCTTCTTCGCCGATCTGGCCCTGCGCACCTCCTCGGCGGGAGACGCCGGAGCGGCGGTGCTTCCGCGTTACGACGCCGTCGTATTCGACGAGGCCCACGCGGTCGAGGAGGTCGCGACCGAGCACTTCGGCGCGCAGCTCTCCAGCTTCCGCGTCGGCGAGCTCGGCCGCGATGCCCTGAAGAGCCTCGCGGCCCATTCCTCGCGGGTAGAGGCCGCGGGGCTGGCGGCGCGCCTGATGCGGGAAGGGCGCGAGTTCTTCGACGTGGCGCTCGAGTCGTCGCAGGAAGGGCGCTGGCCGCTCTTGCGCGGCGCGCTCCAACCCGCAGAGGCCGAGCGGACCAGGCTCGCGGAGCTGGTTCGCGCCCTCGGCGCCGCCGTGTCGGGCAGCGGAGACGAGGAGCTCGCGCTGATCGAGCGCCGCTGCCTTGCGCTCGGCGCCGACCTCGAGCTCTTCTCGGAGACCGAGCGCCGCCCCGATCTGATCCACTGGGCCGAGTCGCGCGCCGGGCACCTCTTCCTCCACGCCTCGCCGATCGACGTCAAAGGCCTGCTCCAGGACAAGCTGTATGACCGCATCGGGCCGGTGGTCTTCACCAGCGCAACCCTTGCGGTCGCCGGCCACCTCGAATACTTCGCGCAGCGCATCGGCCTCTCGGACGACTCCGGCCCCCTCTTTCCGCTCGAGTCGCACGTCCTGGCCTCGCCGTTCGACTACGCCTCGAACGCCGCCCTCTACCTGCCTCGCGACATGCCCGACCCACAGGATTCGGCCTTCCCGGAAGCCGTCGCCGGCGAGCTGCGCGAGCTGTTACCGATCACGTCCGGACGCGCCTTCGTGCTCTTCACCTCGCTGCGCAACATGCGCGCGGTGCACGCGCTCCTCGCCGCCGAGCTGCCCTGGCAGGTGCTGCTACAGGGCGAGGCGCCCAAGGCGCAGCTGCTCAAGCGCTTCCGCGATCGGCCGAGCGTGCTCTTCGCTTCCCAGAGCTTCTGGGAGGGCGTCGACGTTTCCGGCGAGGCGCTGAGCCTGGTGGTGATCGACAAGCTGCCGTTCGCCTCCCCGGGCGAACCGATCGTCGCCGCGCGCATCGAGCGCCTCCGCGCGGAAGGGCAAGACGCGTTCTACGGCTACCAGCTACCCCAGGCGGCGCTGGCGCTGAAACAGGGATTCGGCAG